Part of the Quercus lobata isolate SW786 chromosome 6, ValleyOak3.0 Primary Assembly, whole genome shotgun sequence genome, AACATAGAATTACAATGCTTTCTTCAGAACTAATTCTCCCTTGGTGAATTACTGCATTCCTTTGCTGCCAAATATGATAAACAGCAGACCGTAAAGCTATTCTGCATATTATAGACATGAGgcttttttcctttcaattgaGCCCGTCCCCAAGCTATAATCTCATCTCAATGGGACTTAGGATACTTGACAAGGTATCAACATGTTATTGTTCCAGATCCCTTTGGGAAAAAGGGCATTCAATTATTCAAAGAAGAGATCTGCTTGCTAATCTGCACCTGCATATGGGACGGTGAGAGCATCAGCACCGAAGCCCCACTGCAACTGAAACTATAATGTTCTAGATTGTTTTGAGTTATAGTTTAAACTTTCAAATCAATCATGGTATGAATTTGAAATAACATCATGCCCTTTCAAACCTGCATTTAGTCAATGAATTTCATTAATACaaaaaacttgtactttttcatataattattaCATGGTATATGGGccatataattattatttgttcaaCATGTGGCACTTCATAATTATCATCTGATGATTATCGATATATTTGACAGAGATGGTTTTCTTGTGCTGGGCTCGTCCATCTCCTCAAGAACAGAAGGCCTGCATCAACAAGTATGAGAACTTCAATTTGACTAAAGTCTTGTGTCAATGAAATGAAATCTTTGTTGTTAGGTTTTCTAATCTAAACTGATGTCTGATGTTATCAATAGGTCAGGTGCATTCAACTATGACGCTAAATTCAGAGGAGCTACTGCTAAGCCTCTGTCTTGCCTCCAAGAAGATAAAGAGCTCTCAAAAGATGGTTTCTTACTGAACCATGCGCGTGTGTTAGTTGGATCCAGTCTTGAGACTTTTGAAAAGGGTAAAAGCGCTCTACAAACTTGGAGGTGCGtggatatttttatatttttagaggtagaaaattttaattagggAAATCCAAATTCCAAGATTAATATGATTATTACAGGCATTTTGGATTGGATTGGGCATTTGTTGATTCTAAAACTCCAATTCAGAATGGAGTCAAGTTCTGTGTTTGTCTCAAGGAGTTTCTCCCATGGATGATGATGCCACTTCAGGTTGTGTATGTAAATGACAAGAGAAAGGCTAACAAGGCCATGGtgtcatttggttttggaaGCGGTACCCTTCAAGGTCACCTACTGGTTTGTGCCTTTTCATATATTACTCATATTTTATAGCTATGAACCTTTAAGGTTGTTTccataaatttctttttccatattttttagaaatagagATCAGAATTTAGGTTGGAAGGAATGGGTTTAACAATGGCTGTGACTGGATGACTTAAGCTTTATTATcctaataatattttcataagaGTTGCCTGTGGTCCTTGGATCAGGTGGCCCCTTTTTCCAAGTagtttatctctctctctctctctctcttgtttgcTCACTGTTTGTTTTAATGTTTGGCTCTTTGGAAGATTTGTTCTATATCTAAGACGTGACTTATCATCGTGTCTGTGGAGGTCTAACCATTTATCCATCCATTTTTGGCTCTGATGCTCCAAAACATCAACCATTTTCTATTTGTGTGTTGGACTGCCGAACACTTCCTTGCAACTTCTTTAAAATAGAATCATTTGTTATTATATGTTAGACCATAGCATAACCAAGTTGGCATGGTA contains:
- the LOC115994639 gene encoding UPF0548 protein At2g17695-like isoform X1; its protein translation is MVFLCWARPSPQEQKACINKSGAFNYDAKFRGATAKPLSCLQEDKELSKDGFLLNHARVLVGSSLETFEKGKSALQTWRHFGLDWAFVDSKTPIQNGVKFCVCLKEFLPWMMMPLQVVYVNDKRKANKAMVSFGFGSGTLQGHLLAGEERFSIELDENNQVWYEILSFSKPAHFLSFIGYPYVMLRQRYFAHQSTNAVLKHMTASQS
- the LOC115994639 gene encoding UPF0548 protein At2g17695-like isoform X2, with protein sequence MVFLCWARPSPQEQKACINKSGAFNYDAKFRGATAKPLSCLQEDKELSKDGFLLNHARVLVGSSLETFEKGKSALQTWRHFGLDWAFVDSKTPIQNGVKFCVCLKEFLPWMMMPLQVVYVNDKRKANKAMVSFGFGSGTLQGHLLAGEERFSIELDENNQVWYGMKYFPSQNLPTFCHLLGIHM